From Coffea arabica cultivar ET-39 chromosome 2e, Coffea Arabica ET-39 HiFi, whole genome shotgun sequence, the proteins below share one genomic window:
- the LOC113729477 gene encoding uncharacterized protein isoform X2 — protein MSRLSFRPRPLDIHKKLPIVKSVKDFEDDDTPTTTRNSQILRFAAEADIEVPQVSSKKSAAEIPTPQFVVVDTYERDYSRTFGQPTSYLRARGARAEIGEFIEYDLDNEDEDWLQEFNRERKILLAEKFETILFKLEVLDHKARERAGIITPTLGPPVPVLLTFDAAVEALQSLSIKYGVFQSIYNYWKEKRERWQKPVLRRLQPPPPVNDTNPYNVFRPREKAHRLHTRRMQRRENNVQSFEKLRQVRRNLEQAKTILDALVRREEKKRDVMESEVSLQRIQMKYKNETELLEDSLALPGLPSFPSKVVSSDEEFVDSDDVANSRPHLRPVAAQNPPFMDSKLVMASAASTRRDVKRQNGWLNKLDPDEPVMLFTKPLDPEKLAAAGIVPPQASLIPDGESTPSVNFPSFCGRIGRGGRIIFDRCNPLMLTPPDSGETCYVPPKPRQAVNP, from the exons ATGAGTAGATTGTCATTTAGGCCGCGTCCGCTTGACATTCACAAGAAACTTCCCATTGTAAAATCTGTAAAGGATTTTGAGGATGATGATACACCTACAACTACTCGTAACTCTCAGATACTCCGCTTTGCTGCTGAGGCTGACATTGAG GTACCACAAGTTTCTAGCAAGAAATCTGCTGCTGAAATACCTACACCACAATTCGTGGTTGTTGACACATATGAAAGAGACTACTCCCGCACTTTTGGTCAACCAACGTCGTATCTACGTGCAAGAGGAG CTCGAGCTGAGATCGGGGAGTTTATCGAATATGATCTCGATAACGAGGATGAGGATTGGCTACAAGAGTTCAACAGAGAAAGAAAGATCCTACTGGCTGAAAA GTTTGAGACCATTCTTTTTAAGTTAGAGGTTTTGGACCATAAGGCTCGGGAAAGAGCAGGAATTATTACTCCCACACTTGGCCCACCAGTTCCTGTGCTTCTGACTTTTGATGCTGCTGttgag GCTTTACAATCCCTGTCAATCAAGTACGGAGTTTTCCAGTCTATTTACAATTACTGGAAAGAAAAG CGGGAAAGATGGCAAAAGCCTGTTCTACGGCGTTTGCAG CCACCTCCTCCAGTTAATGACACCAATCCCTATAATGTGTTTAGGCCGAGGGAGAAAGCTCACAGACTTCACACGAGGAGG ATGCAAAGGAGGGAAAACAATGTGCAGTCGTTTGAAAAGCTTCGTCAG GTCAGACGCAATCTTGAACAAGCAAAAACCATATTGGATGCTTTGGTCAGG agagaagagaagaaaagagatgTTATGGAGAGCGAGGTTAGCCTTCAAAGGATTCAAATGAAGTACAAG AATGAAACCGAGCTTCTTGAAGACAGTTTGGCCCTGCCAGGATTGCCATCATTCCCCAGCAAGGTGGTGTCAAGTGATGAGGAATTTGTTGATTCTGACGATGTTGCTAACAGTCGTCCACACCTGCGGCCTGTGGCTGCACAAAATCCACCTTTTATGGATTCAAAACTGGTAATGGCTTCTGCAGCAAGCACAAGGCGGGATGTCAAACGGCAAAATGGATGGCTGAATAAATTG GATCCAGATGAGCCAGTTATGTTGTTTACAAAGCCCCTAGATCCAGAAAAGTTGGCTGCTGCTGGCATTGTTCCGCCACAGGCTTCTTTAATACCAGATGGAGAATCTACACCATCAGTCAACTTTCCCAGTTTCTGTGGAAGAATTGGACGTGGGGGTCGAATTATTTTTGATAGATGCAATCCTCTTATGCTTACTCCACCTGACTCTGGTGAAACTTGCTATGTACCGCCAAAACCCCGACAGGCTGTAAATCCTTGA
- the LOC113733066 gene encoding uncharacterized protein, translating to MLRLKAFRPTNDKIVKIQMHPTHPWLVTSDASDHVSVWNWEHRQVIYELKGGGVDERRLVGAKLEKLAEGESEPKGKPTEAIRGGSVKQVSFYDDDVRFWQLWRNRSAAAEAPSAVNNVTSAFSTPAPSTKGRHFLVICCENKAIFLDLVTMRGRDVPKQDLDNKSLLCMEFLAKSAANEGPLVAFGGSDGVIRVLSMITWKLARRYTGGHKGSIACLMTFMASSGEAFLVSGGSDGLLVLWSADYGHDSRELVPKLSLKAHEGGVTAVELSRVIGGAPQLITIGADKTLAIWDTISFKELRRIKPVSKLACHSVASWCHPRAPNLDILTCVKDSHIWAIEHPTYSALTRPLCELSSLVPPQLLASHKKLRVYSMVAHPLQPHFVATGTNIGIIVCEFDPRSLPPVAALPTAPGSREHAAVYVIERELKLVQFQLSNTVNPALGSNGSLSDTGRIRGDAPDQLHVKQIKKHISTPVPHDSYSVLSVSSSGKYLGIVWPDIPYFSIYKVSDWSIVDSGSARLLSWDTCRDRFAILESAVTPRMPIMPKGSSRKAKEAAAVAAQAAAAVAAQAAAAAASAASSASVQVRILLDDGTSNILMRSVGSRSEPVIGLHGGALLGVAYRTSRRVSPGAATAISTIQSMPLSGFSSAVSSFSALDDGFSSQRPSTEATPLNFQLYSWESFQPVGDLLPQPEWTAWDQTVEYCAFAYQHYIVISSLRPQYRCLGDVAIPHATGAVWHRRQLFVVTPTAIECVFVDAGVAPIDIETKKRKEEMRLKEAQARAVAEHGELALITVDSQQTTSQDRVKLRPPMLQVVRLASFQHSPSVPPFLSLPKQSKGENDDSAMPREAEERKVNEVAVGGGGVAVAVTRFPGEQKRPVGPLVVVGVRDGVLWLIDRYMCAHAISLGHPGIRCRCLAAYGDAVSAVKWASRLGREHHDDLAQFMLGMGYATEALHLPGISKRLEFDLAMQSSDLKRALQCLLTMSNSRDLGQETLGLDLNDIMSLNAKKENVVDAVEGIVKFAKEFLDLIDAADATAQADIAREALKRLAAAGSLKGALRGHELRGLALRLANHGELTRLSNLVNNMISVGSGREAAFAAAVLGDNALMEKAWKETGMLAEAVLHAQAHGRPTLRSLVQEWNKELQKEMEPIPSSKTDAATAFLASLEEPKFTSLADAAKKPPIEILPPGMASLYGPNPGQGKPPPAAQGQKQQTAKQLLLEGPNATAQNASAQSEMVAPTTSESIAPPKSDSDAPNTSQSGTAPTSESSVPPSESGATSLEADTSVPPESNTEVPAESNGKAAENQRPVSSTGVDNPNATPESVPSVSSNSPSTSDTASHPPNNQGADVNSAPPMIDFS from the exons ATGCTGAGGTTAAAGGCTTTTCGTCCCACAAATGATAAGATCGTCAAGATCCAAATGCACCCAACTCACCCCTGGCTTGTCACCTCCGATGCATCCGATCACGTCTCCGTTTGGAATTGGGAACACCGCCAG GTGATTTATGAGCTGAAAGGTGGGGGTGTTGATGAGAGGCGTTTGGTTGGTGCTAAATTGGAGAAGCTCGCAGAGGGCGAGTCAG AGCCTAAAGGGAAACCTACAGAAGCAATCAGAGGTGGGAG TGTTAAGCAGGTAAGCTTTTATGATGATGATGTGCGGTTTTGGCAACTTTGGCGCAACCGCTCTGCTGCTGCTGAGGCTCCATCCGCTGTGAATAATGTTACTTCGGCTTTTAGTACTCCAGCCCCTTCAACTAAAGGACGGCATTTTCTTGTAATATGTTGTGAGAACAAAGCCATTTTTCTAGATTTGGTGACAATGCGTGGGCGTGATGTTCCAAAGCAAGATCTTGACAACAAATCACTTCTTTG TATGGAATTTCTGGCAAAGTCGGCGGCTAATGAGGGTCCTCTAGTGGCTTTTGGTGGATCAGATGGTGTAATAAGAGTCCTTTCAATGATAACGTGGAAG CTTGCTCGTAGGTATACTGGAGGTCACAAGGGGTCAATTGCTTGTTTGATGACCTTCATGGCTTCATCTGGCGAG GCATTTTTGGTTTCTGGCGGTAGTGATGGTTTGCTTGTCCTGTGGAGTGCAGATTATGGGCATGATTCACGAGAACTTGTGCCTAAGCTGAGCTTAAAA GCCCATGAAGGTGGTGTTACAGCTGTCGAGCTGTCTAGAGTGATTGGTGGTGCACCCCAGCTAATCACAATTGGTGCAGACAAAACTTTAGCTATCTGGGACACGATTTCGTTTAAG GAATTGCGTCGAATAAAACCTGTGTCAAAATTGGCTTGTCATAGTGTGGCATCCTGGTGCCATCCTCGGGCTCCCAACCTTGACATCCTAACCTGTGTCAAGGATTCTCATATATG GGCTATTGAGCACCCAACTTACTCTGCTCTTACAAGGCCATTATGCGAACTGTCCTCATTAGTGCCACCTCAACTACTTGCATCTCATAAGAAGCTAAGA GTCTATTCTATGGTTGCACATCCTCTTCAGCCTCATTTTGTTGCTACTGGAACCAATATTGGTATCATTGTTTGTGAGTTCGATCCTAGATCTCTTCCACCTGTAGCTGCACTGCCAACAGCTCCAGGAAGCCGAGAACATGCTGCTGTATATGTCATTGAGAGGGAATTGAAGCTAGTACAATTTCAATTATCTAATACAGTGAATCCGGCACTTGGGAGTAATGGTTCCTTGAGTGACACCGGAAGGATCAGGGGAGATGCACCTGATCAACTGCATGTTAAGCAAATCAAAAAGCATATTAGTACTCCCGTTCCACATGATTCATACTCGGTTCTTTCTGTGAGCAGTTCTGGGAA GTACCTGGGTATTGTGTGGCCTGACATTCCATACTTCTCCATTTACAAGGTCAGTGATTGGTCAATTGTTGATTCAGGCAGTGCAAGGCTTTTGTCTTGGGACACGTGTCGAGATAGGTTTGCGATACTTGAATCTGCTGTAACTCCTAGAATGCCTATAATGCCTAAAGGCTCGTCAAGAAAAGCTAAGGAAGCTGCTGCTGTTGCAGCACAAGCAGCTGCTGCTGTTGCAGCACAAGCAGCTGCAGCTGCTGCTTCAGCTGCTTCATCCGCCAGTGTTCAAGTTCGCATACTTCTGGATGATGGGACATCAAATATATTGATGAGGTCAGTTGGCAGTCGCAGTGAACCAGTCATTGGTTTGCACGGGGGTGCACTACTTGGTGTTGCTTATCGAACGTCGCGAAGGGTCAGTCCTGGGGCTGCTACTGCTATTTCAACAATTCAGTCAATGCCCTTGTCCGGCTTTTCAAGTGCTGTTTCCTCTTTCAGTGCTTTAGATGATGGTTTTTCTTCTCAGAGACCTTCAACTGAAGCAACACCATTGAACTTCCAACTATACAGCTGGGAGAGTTTCCAGCCAGTTGGTGATCTTCTTCCTCAGCCTGAATGGACTGCATGGGATCAAACAGTTGAGTATTGTGCTTTTGCCTATCAGCATTACATAGTCATATCTTCTTTGCGTCCTCAGTATCGGTGTTTGGGAGATGTGGCAATTCCTCATGCTACTGGGGCTGTTTGGCACCGGAGGCAGTTATTTGTTGTCACACCGACTGCGATAGAGTGTGTTTTTGTTGATGCTGGTGTTGCACCTATTGATAtagaaaccaagaaaagaaaagaagagatgcGACTTAAAGAGGCTCAGGCAAGAGCTGTTGCAGAACATGGGGAATTAGCATTAATTACAGTTGATAGCCAGCAAACTACATCACAAGATAGGGTAAAATTGAGACCGCCAATGCTCCAAGTTGTGCGATTAGCTTCTTTTCAGCATTCTCCCTCTGTGCCTCCATTTCTAAGTTTGCCAAAGCAATCTAAAGGTGAGAATGATGATTCAGCAATGCCAAGAGAGGCGGAAGAAAGGAAAGTCAATGAAGTTGCTGTTGGTGGTGGTGGAGTTGCTGTTGCAGTTACTCGGTTTCCAGGTGAGCAAAAGCGACCAGTTGGACCTCTTGTAGTTGTGGGTGTTCGAGATGGTGTCCTTTGGCTTATAGATAGGTACATGTGTGCCCATGCAATATCCCTTGGCCATCCTGGTATTCGTTGCCGATGTCTTGCAGCCTATGGAGATGCAGTTAGTGCAGTGAAATGGGCTAGTAGGCTGGGCAGAGAACATCATGATGATTTAGCACAGTTCATGCTTGGGATGGGTTATGCTACTGAAGCACTTCATTTGCCCGGGATATCCAAGAGGCTGGAATTTGATCTGGCCATGCAGAGCAGTGATCTTAAAAGAGCTCTTCAATGCCTTCTAACAATGAGCAACAGCAGGGATTTAGGACAAGAAACTCTtggtttggacttgaatgacaTCATGAGTCTAAatgcaaaaaaggaaaatgttGTCGATGCTGTAGAAGGGATAGTTAAATTTGCGAAGGAATTTTTGGATCTTATAGATGCTGCAGATGCAACTGCTCAAGCTGACATTGCCCGTGAAGCTCTTAAGCGTTTAGCTGCTGCTGGGTCCTTGAAGGGAGCTTTACGTGGACATGAGTTGCGAGGACTTGCTTTGCGTCTTGCAAATCACGGGGAGTTGACAAGGCTGAGT AATCTGGTCAACAATATGATATCGGTCGGCTCAGGGAGGGAAGCAGCATTTGCTGCTGCTGTTTTGGGAGACAATGCTCTCATGGAGAAAGCATGGAAGGAAACTGGGATGCTTGCTGAGGCTGTGCTCCATGCTCAG GCTCATGGGCGACCTACACTGAGGAGTTTGGTTCAGGAATGGAATAAAGAGCTACAGAAGGAGATGGAACCCATTCCCTCATCGAAAACAGATGCTGCTACTGCATTTCTGGCTTCCCTCGAGGAACCTAAGTTCACAAGTTTGGCCGATGCTGCAAAGAAGCCCCCAATTGAAATTCTGCCTCCAGGAATGGCATCTCTGTATGGTCCTAATCCTGGTCAGGGCAAACCTCCTCCAGCCGCTCAAGGTCAAAAGCAGCAGACGGCTAAGCAGTTGCTCTTGGAAGGACCAAATGCCACTGCTCAAAATGCATCGGCTCAATCAGAAATGGTTGCCCCAACTACATCAGAATCCATTGCTCCGCCCAAATCAGATTCTGATGCTCCGAATACATCACAATCAGGTACCGCACCTACATCAGAGTCTAGTGTGCCACCTTCTGAGTCAGGTGCGACCTCATTGGAGGCGGACACTTCAGTTCCTCCAGAATCAAATACTGAAGTACCTGCAGAGTCAAATGGAAAAGCTGCAGAAAACCAAAGGCCCGTTTCATCAACTGGTGTCGACAATCCAAATGCAACACCAGAAAGTGTGCCTTCGGTATCCAGTAATAGTCCATCCACATCAGACACTGCTTCCCATCCACCAAACAATCAGGGTGCAGATGTTAACTCAGCACCTCCAATGATTGATTTCTCCTGA
- the LOC113729477 gene encoding uncharacterized protein isoform X1, with product MSRLSFRPRPLDIHKKLPIVKSVKDFEDDDTPTTTRNSQILRFAAEADIESYNSTLQVPQVSSKKSAAEIPTPQFVVVDTYERDYSRTFGQPTSYLRARGARAEIGEFIEYDLDNEDEDWLQEFNRERKILLAEKFETILFKLEVLDHKARERAGIITPTLGPPVPVLLTFDAAVEALQSLSIKYGVFQSIYNYWKEKRERWQKPVLRRLQPPPPVNDTNPYNVFRPREKAHRLHTRRMQRRENNVQSFEKLRQVRRNLEQAKTILDALVRREEKKRDVMESEVSLQRIQMKYKNETELLEDSLALPGLPSFPSKVVSSDEEFVDSDDVANSRPHLRPVAAQNPPFMDSKLVMASAASTRRDVKRQNGWLNKLDPDEPVMLFTKPLDPEKLAAAGIVPPQASLIPDGESTPSVNFPSFCGRIGRGGRIIFDRCNPLMLTPPDSGETCYVPPKPRQAVNP from the exons ATGAGTAGATTGTCATTTAGGCCGCGTCCGCTTGACATTCACAAGAAACTTCCCATTGTAAAATCTGTAAAGGATTTTGAGGATGATGATACACCTACAACTACTCGTAACTCTCAGATACTCCGCTTTGCTGCTGAGGCTGACATTGAG AGTTACAATTCTACTCTTCAGGTACCACAAGTTTCTAGCAAGAAATCTGCTGCTGAAATACCTACACCACAATTCGTGGTTGTTGACACATATGAAAGAGACTACTCCCGCACTTTTGGTCAACCAACGTCGTATCTACGTGCAAGAGGAG CTCGAGCTGAGATCGGGGAGTTTATCGAATATGATCTCGATAACGAGGATGAGGATTGGCTACAAGAGTTCAACAGAGAAAGAAAGATCCTACTGGCTGAAAA GTTTGAGACCATTCTTTTTAAGTTAGAGGTTTTGGACCATAAGGCTCGGGAAAGAGCAGGAATTATTACTCCCACACTTGGCCCACCAGTTCCTGTGCTTCTGACTTTTGATGCTGCTGttgag GCTTTACAATCCCTGTCAATCAAGTACGGAGTTTTCCAGTCTATTTACAATTACTGGAAAGAAAAG CGGGAAAGATGGCAAAAGCCTGTTCTACGGCGTTTGCAG CCACCTCCTCCAGTTAATGACACCAATCCCTATAATGTGTTTAGGCCGAGGGAGAAAGCTCACAGACTTCACACGAGGAGG ATGCAAAGGAGGGAAAACAATGTGCAGTCGTTTGAAAAGCTTCGTCAG GTCAGACGCAATCTTGAACAAGCAAAAACCATATTGGATGCTTTGGTCAGG agagaagagaagaaaagagatgTTATGGAGAGCGAGGTTAGCCTTCAAAGGATTCAAATGAAGTACAAG AATGAAACCGAGCTTCTTGAAGACAGTTTGGCCCTGCCAGGATTGCCATCATTCCCCAGCAAGGTGGTGTCAAGTGATGAGGAATTTGTTGATTCTGACGATGTTGCTAACAGTCGTCCACACCTGCGGCCTGTGGCTGCACAAAATCCACCTTTTATGGATTCAAAACTGGTAATGGCTTCTGCAGCAAGCACAAGGCGGGATGTCAAACGGCAAAATGGATGGCTGAATAAATTG GATCCAGATGAGCCAGTTATGTTGTTTACAAAGCCCCTAGATCCAGAAAAGTTGGCTGCTGCTGGCATTGTTCCGCCACAGGCTTCTTTAATACCAGATGGAGAATCTACACCATCAGTCAACTTTCCCAGTTTCTGTGGAAGAATTGGACGTGGGGGTCGAATTATTTTTGATAGATGCAATCCTCTTATGCTTACTCCACCTGACTCTGGTGAAACTTGCTATGTACCGCCAAAACCCCGACAGGCTGTAAATCCTTGA